The following proteins come from a genomic window of Henningerozyma blattae CBS 6284 chromosome 4, complete genome:
- the COX13 gene encoding cytochrome c oxidase subunit VIa (similar to Saccharomyces cerevisiae COX13 (YGL191W); ancestral locus Anc_8.151), whose amino-acid sequence MMRNYSTLPTHALKMALKPNPAKAEQYLKMQNAVKSHAAETAIMWRNVSFFVAFPIIALTVYSVSGIEIEHAHHRKKLRQIPDKNWPIEYDFQNVRSKPYFWGDGDKTLFWNKGINRHLSGPK is encoded by the coding sequence ATGATGAGAAATTATAGTACTCTACCAACTCATGCATTAAAGATGGCTTTGAAGCCAAACCCTGCAAAAGCAGAACAATATCTAAAAATGCAGAACGCTGTTAAATCCCACGCAGCAGAGACAGCTATTATGTGGAGAAATGTATCTTTTTTCGTTGCATTCCCAATTATTGCATTAACTGTATATTCTGTTAGTGGGATTGAAATTGAGCATGCACACCATCGTAAAAAATTGAGACAAATTCCAGATAAAAATTGGCCAATTGAATATGATTTCCAAAATGTAAGATCTAAGCCTTATTTTTGGGGTGATGGTGATAAAACATTATTTTGGAATAAA